One region of Mycolicibacterium lutetiense genomic DNA includes:
- a CDS encoding MFS transporter — MTAVATEFVKAPVQRRRRMQPWLAVAIAVFCIGWGGNQFTPLLIAYGQHGGYTRVDVDILLGAYVLGLIPGLLIASTLSDRHGRRNVMATGVISAALGSLILAVGDYWGFPALFVGRLFSGVAVGIAMAVGSAWIAELSKPPFDDASTGAGARRASICLSLGFGVGPLCAGLLTVYAPLPLVLTYLVHAALCVPVLWAVWNRTVETRGTTTDRRFIDGLKVPAAGHRRFLHVVVPMAPWIFGSAAIAYAVVPALVADRLGSWALLYTVGLTVLTLGCGVAIQPIARRLDDVSSSRAVVVSMALMALGIFAAVATAVTRSALVAPLVAMLLGSAYGIAIVSGLLEIQRIAPPDELAGISGVYYSLAYLGFLLPAVLAALAHWFSYPVMLTFLGVLAIICTAVCASGWAKHLEPRTLSVDSALRAPSLR, encoded by the coding sequence ATGACCGCTGTCGCAACGGAATTCGTCAAGGCGCCCGTTCAGCGTCGGCGACGCATGCAACCCTGGCTCGCCGTCGCCATCGCTGTCTTCTGCATCGGTTGGGGCGGAAACCAATTCACCCCGCTGCTGATCGCCTACGGCCAGCACGGCGGCTACACCCGGGTGGACGTCGACATCCTGCTCGGTGCCTACGTGCTCGGCCTGATTCCCGGGCTGCTGATCGCCTCGACACTGTCGGACCGCCACGGTCGACGCAATGTGATGGCCACGGGTGTGATCAGTGCGGCGCTGGGCAGTCTCATCCTGGCAGTCGGCGACTACTGGGGCTTCCCGGCCCTGTTCGTCGGCCGGTTGTTCAGTGGGGTGGCGGTCGGGATCGCGATGGCAGTGGGTTCGGCCTGGATCGCCGAACTGTCCAAGCCGCCCTTCGACGACGCTTCGACCGGCGCCGGAGCGCGGCGCGCCTCGATCTGCCTGTCGTTGGGCTTCGGGGTGGGACCGCTGTGTGCCGGACTGCTCACCGTGTACGCCCCGCTACCGCTGGTGCTGACCTACCTGGTCCACGCTGCCCTGTGCGTTCCGGTGCTGTGGGCGGTGTGGAACCGGACCGTCGAGACCCGCGGAACGACAACTGACCGCCGCTTCATCGACGGCCTGAAGGTGCCCGCGGCCGGCCACCGCCGGTTCCTGCATGTCGTTGTTCCCATGGCGCCGTGGATCTTCGGCTCGGCGGCCATCGCCTATGCGGTGGTGCCGGCACTCGTCGCCGACCGGCTCGGCTCGTGGGCCCTGCTCTATACGGTGGGGTTGACCGTGCTGACGCTGGGCTGCGGTGTGGCGATCCAACCGATTGCACGTCGGCTCGATGATGTGTCCAGCTCCCGGGCCGTGGTGGTGTCGATGGCGTTGATGGCACTGGGGATCTTCGCCGCGGTGGCCACCGCCGTGACCCGATCGGCACTCGTCGCACCGCTGGTCGCGATGCTGCTCGGCAGCGCCTACGGCATCGCGATCGTGTCGGGTCTGCTTGAGATCCAACGCATCGCACCGCCCGACGAGCTCGCCGGCATCTCCGGGGTCTACTACTCGCTGGCCTACCTCGGGTTCCTCCTGCCCGCGGTGCTGGCCGCACTCGCGCACTGGTTCAGCTATCCGGTGATGCTGACTTTTCTCGGCGTACTGGCGATTATCTGCACCGCCGTGTGCGCGTCAGGGTGGGCGAAGCATTTAGAGCCGCGGACGTTGAGCGTTGACTCTGCGCTGAGGGCGCCGAGTCTGCGCTGA
- the abc-f gene encoding ribosomal protection-like ABC-F family protein: MTATLVAKNVAGGFAHRTLFEGVDLTVAPGDVIGVVGVNGAGKSTLLRILAGDLEPLDGTVSVAPADAFVGWLPQEHERVPGESVADYIARRTGCTEATQAMDAAAAALADPSPGEEDPAAAYSAALDHWLATGAADLDERLPAVLADLGLDTDTVRPDSTPMTALSGGQAARVGLGALLLSRFDVVLLDEPTNDLDLDGLARLEQFVRELRGGVVLVSHDREFLARSVTRVLELDLAQNTTTVFGGGYESYLEERAVGRRHRREQYEEFAEKKADLVARARTQREWSSQGTRNAMRKSPDNDKIRRRAATESSEKQAQKVRQMESRIARLEEVEEPRKEWTLQFTIGAAPRSSAVVATLDNAVVRQGDFVLGPVSLQVDAGERIGITGANGAGKSTLLRLLLGRRQPDEGRASLGASIAIGEIDQARAEFTGTARLVDRFEQHLPDWSTADVRTLLAKFGLRADHVERAVDELSPGERTRAGLALLQACGTNVLVLDEPTNHLDLPAIEQLEQALEAYDGALLLVTHDRRMLQNVRLDRRWLVDNGRVAEL; the protein is encoded by the coding sequence ATGACTGCAACGCTTGTCGCGAAGAATGTGGCCGGCGGATTCGCCCATCGCACCCTCTTCGAAGGGGTCGACCTGACCGTCGCGCCGGGTGATGTGATCGGGGTGGTCGGCGTCAACGGCGCAGGCAAGAGCACGCTGCTGCGGATCCTGGCCGGGGATCTCGAGCCGCTCGACGGCACGGTCAGCGTGGCGCCGGCCGACGCGTTCGTCGGATGGCTGCCGCAGGAACACGAGCGCGTCCCAGGGGAATCTGTCGCGGACTACATCGCGCGTCGTACGGGATGCACCGAAGCCACGCAGGCCATGGATGCCGCGGCCGCGGCACTGGCCGACCCGAGCCCCGGGGAGGAGGATCCGGCCGCTGCCTACTCGGCCGCGCTGGATCACTGGCTCGCCACCGGCGCGGCCGATCTCGACGAACGGCTGCCCGCAGTGCTGGCCGATCTCGGACTCGACACCGACACCGTGCGCCCGGACTCGACGCCGATGACCGCGTTGTCAGGTGGGCAGGCGGCGCGGGTGGGGTTGGGGGCACTGCTGTTGTCGCGGTTCGACGTCGTGCTGCTCGATGAGCCGACCAACGATCTGGACCTCGACGGGCTTGCCCGGCTGGAGCAGTTCGTCAGGGAGCTTCGTGGGGGTGTGGTGCTGGTGAGTCACGATCGGGAGTTCCTCGCCCGCAGCGTGACTCGCGTGCTGGAGCTGGATCTGGCACAGAACACCACCACCGTTTTCGGTGGTGGGTACGAAAGCTACCTGGAGGAGCGTGCGGTCGGTCGCCGGCACCGGCGCGAACAGTACGAGGAGTTCGCCGAGAAGAAGGCCGACCTGGTCGCGCGTGCCCGAACCCAGCGCGAGTGGTCGAGCCAGGGCACCCGCAACGCGATGCGCAAGTCACCGGACAACGACAAGATCCGCCGGCGCGCCGCCACCGAGTCCAGCGAGAAGCAGGCGCAGAAGGTGCGTCAGATGGAGAGTCGGATCGCCCGCCTCGAGGAGGTCGAGGAACCTCGGAAGGAATGGACCCTGCAGTTCACCATCGGCGCCGCGCCGCGGTCGAGCGCGGTAGTCGCCACCCTCGACAATGCCGTTGTGCGGCAAGGTGATTTCGTGCTGGGCCCGGTGTCGTTGCAGGTCGATGCCGGCGAGCGGATCGGTATCACCGGCGCCAACGGGGCAGGAAAGTCGACATTGCTGCGGCTACTGCTGGGGCGTCGGCAGCCCGATGAGGGGCGCGCGAGCCTGGGCGCCAGCATCGCGATCGGCGAGATCGACCAGGCCCGTGCCGAATTCACCGGCACCGCGCGACTCGTCGACCGGTTCGAGCAGCACCTGCCGGACTGGTCGACGGCCGATGTGCGAACCCTGCTGGCGAAGTTCGGGCTGCGGGCCGATCACGTCGAACGCGCGGTTGACGAGCTGTCACCGGGGGAGAGAACCCGGGCCGGCCTGGCGTTGTTGCAGGCCTGCGGTACCAATGTGCTGGTTCTCGATGAGCCGACGAACCATCTGGATCTGCCTGCCATCGAGCAACTTGAGCAGGCTCTCGAGGCGTACGACGGAGCGTTGTTACTGGTGACGCATGACCGCCGCATGCTGCAGAACGTGCGGTTGGACCGACGGTGGCTGGTCGACAACGGGCGCGTCGCCGAGTTGTAG
- a CDS encoding coiled-coil domain-containing protein: MTGVRHLLRRAVCGAAVAVLVLTPIGDVKADPAADGVAKLDELSRQAIQTREAVTAAQRDVDSRQAEEAATADRHRGDLEALDLANTQLLPFQAAIDRVAAMTYMNGGTGQVASVLTADSPQQLIDQLTVQRAVVDGAADKMEAYRSARARAAEAAGASEKSAADARAAAEQAATVRADLQAKWRELMRSIADAEAQYGALTPQQQAVVDNVAAVMPGDPSLAAPGADIPESLPVGVASEAGLQPNTIVAARAVSAQFPQIGHIGGVRPDSKPWHPSGLAIDIMIPDPESPEGIALGNEILSFAMSNAARFGLQDVIWRGTYYTPSGPQASGYGHYDHVHVTTTRR; encoded by the coding sequence ATGACCGGAGTGCGCCACTTGCTTCGGCGAGCGGTGTGCGGTGCGGCGGTCGCGGTCCTGGTGCTGACGCCGATCGGCGACGTGAAGGCAGACCCGGCCGCTGACGGGGTGGCCAAGCTCGACGAATTGTCCCGTCAGGCGATTCAGACTCGCGAAGCCGTCACGGCCGCCCAACGCGATGTCGATTCCCGGCAGGCCGAAGAGGCAGCGACCGCTGACCGTCATCGTGGTGACCTGGAGGCCCTCGACCTCGCGAACACCCAGCTTCTGCCCTTTCAGGCGGCAATCGACCGGGTGGCGGCGATGACCTACATGAATGGAGGCACCGGTCAGGTGGCCTCGGTGCTGACCGCAGACTCCCCGCAGCAGCTGATCGATCAGCTGACGGTGCAGCGGGCGGTCGTCGACGGGGCAGCCGACAAGATGGAGGCCTATCGGTCAGCACGTGCGCGCGCGGCCGAAGCCGCCGGCGCTTCAGAGAAATCGGCCGCCGATGCTCGCGCTGCAGCCGAGCAGGCTGCCACGGTACGCGCAGACCTGCAGGCCAAGTGGCGTGAACTGATGCGTTCGATCGCCGACGCGGAGGCGCAGTACGGGGCATTGACACCGCAACAGCAGGCGGTGGTCGACAACGTAGCCGCGGTGATGCCCGGCGATCCGTCCCTCGCAGCTCCCGGTGCCGATATCCCGGAGTCGTTGCCCGTCGGTGTTGCCTCCGAGGCCGGGCTGCAGCCCAACACCATCGTGGCTGCCCGGGCCGTCAGCGCACAGTTTCCCCAGATTGGCCACATCGGTGGGGTCCGGCCGGACTCGAAGCCGTGGCATCCCAGCGGTCTGGCGATCGACATCATGATTCCCGATCCCGAAAGCCCTGAGGGCATCGCACTCGGAAACGAGATTCTTTCGTTCGCGATGAGCAATGCGGCCCGATTCGGATTACAGGATGTGATCTGGCGTGGCACCTACTACACGCCGTCCGGTCCGCAGGCATCCGGCTACGGCCACTACGACCACGTGCACGTCACGACGACGCGTCGCTGA
- a CDS encoding serine hydrolase domain-containing protein produces MSRARLSRLCAVGTVMFTLAAATSCGQSAPPPVATSTSTTIAPVPTAPSATTAAVVPAGDFTPVAQLVNDAIAAPRLPGAVVQVGHAGNIVFRHAFGSRKLDGEPGLDGAPAPAEPMTEDTIFDLASLSKSLTTAVAILQLYEQGRVQIDEPVQTYLPDFNPANDPRRARVTVRMLLTHTSGIAGDLSLDGPWGLDKPDKAEGIHRALGAWVVFEPGERFHYSDIGFIILGALLEKLTGEPEDIYIRQNVFTPLGMSDTRYLPVANACGPQQVRGNAIAFDPNAPDVVDCPAGTWSTDLLARVAPTAIDGDTPGLNPDFGRPLRGTVHDPTARRMGGVAGSAGVFSTVSDVGRFAQALLDRLAGRPSAFPLKQSTLALMTTPQQPGHSPAQVEAANTATREAIEKTPNTTHPLLAPNYPAIPGQDLRGFGWDIDTEQSRPRGMVFPVGSFGHTGFTGVTLWMDPGSDTYVVVLGNVIHQPGGPPIAGLSGEVATLAGRALHLYGS; encoded by the coding sequence ATGTCACGGGCTCGTCTTTCCCGACTCTGCGCCGTCGGAACCGTCATGTTCACGCTCGCCGCGGCCACATCGTGCGGGCAATCGGCGCCCCCGCCGGTCGCCACGTCCACCTCGACGACGATTGCGCCGGTCCCCACCGCCCCGTCGGCCACGACGGCCGCCGTCGTTCCCGCCGGTGATTTCACCCCGGTCGCCCAGCTCGTCAACGACGCGATCGCGGCACCTCGGCTGCCCGGTGCGGTGGTCCAGGTCGGGCACGCCGGCAACATCGTCTTCCGCCACGCTTTCGGCTCGCGCAAGCTCGACGGCGAGCCGGGACTGGACGGGGCACCCGCGCCTGCTGAGCCGATGACCGAGGACACGATCTTCGACCTGGCCTCGCTGTCGAAAAGCCTCACGACGGCGGTCGCCATCCTGCAGCTCTACGAGCAGGGCCGGGTCCAGATCGACGAACCTGTGCAGACCTACCTGCCCGACTTCAACCCTGCCAACGACCCACGCCGCGCGCGGGTGACGGTGCGCATGTTGCTCACTCACACCTCGGGGATCGCGGGTGATCTGAGTCTTGACGGGCCGTGGGGACTGGACAAGCCCGACAAGGCCGAAGGCATCCACCGGGCGCTCGGGGCGTGGGTCGTGTTCGAGCCCGGCGAACGCTTTCACTATTCCGACATCGGCTTCATCATCCTCGGTGCGCTGCTCGAGAAGCTCACCGGTGAACCCGAGGACATCTACATTCGGCAGAACGTGTTCACACCGCTCGGGATGAGCGATACCCGCTACCTACCGGTGGCCAATGCATGTGGACCCCAACAGGTCCGGGGAAATGCGATTGCCTTCGATCCGAACGCACCCGACGTTGTCGACTGTCCGGCGGGTACGTGGAGCACCGATCTCCTGGCGCGGGTCGCACCCACCGCGATCGACGGGGACACCCCTGGCCTCAACCCGGACTTCGGCCGCCCGCTGCGCGGTACCGTGCACGATCCGACGGCCCGCCGGATGGGCGGTGTCGCCGGCAGTGCCGGGGTGTTCTCGACAGTGAGCGACGTCGGCCGGTTCGCGCAGGCGCTCCTCGACCGCCTCGCCGGCCGGCCGAGTGCGTTTCCACTGAAGCAATCCACGCTGGCATTGATGACGACTCCGCAGCAGCCCGGGCACAGCCCGGCACAGGTCGAGGCGGCGAACACTGCGACCCGGGAGGCGATCGAAAAGACCCCCAACACGACACATCCCCTGCTCGCACCGAACTATCCCGCCATCCCCGGGCAAGACCTCCGCGGCTTCGGCTGGGATATCGACACAGAACAGTCCCGCCCGCGGGGCATGGTGTTTCCGGTCGGCAGCTTCGGGCACACGGGCTTCACCGGAGTGACGCTGTGGATGGACCCGGGATCAGACACCTACGTCGTCGTGCTCGGGAACGTGATCCATCAACCCGGCGGCCCTCCCATTGCGGGGTTGAGCGGTGAAGTCGCCACACTGGCCGGCCGGGCCTTGCACTTGTACGGGAGCTGA